In Rattus norvegicus strain BN/NHsdMcwi chromosome 1, GRCr8, whole genome shotgun sequence, a genomic segment contains:
- the Mrpl36 gene encoding large ribosomal subunit protein bL36m, which translates to MAALFVRSVVASVVDLSRLAVKPRAFSILLGTLPSAKPCAEVRSLLCGGPVLSLQPSLGFKTKGVIKKRCRDCYMVKRRGRWFVLCKTNPKHKQRQM; encoded by the coding sequence ATGGCCGCCCTGTTTGTACGGAGCGTGGTGGCTTCGGTGGTGGACCTGAGTCGCCTCGCGGTGAAGCCCCGAGCCTTCTCGATCCTGCTAGGGACGTTGCCAAGCGCCAAACCCTGCGCAGAGGTGCGCTCACTTCTCTGTGGAGGTCCCGTGCTGTCCCTACAGCCCTCGCTGGGCTTCAAGACCAAGGGTGTCATCAAGAAGCGCTGTAGAGACTGCTACATGGTGAAGAGGCGTGGGCGCTGGTTTGTCCTCTGTAAGACCAACCCCAAGCATAAACAGCGACAGATGTAG